One Malus domestica chromosome 11, GDT2T_hap1 genomic region harbors:
- the LOC103449054 gene encoding uncharacterized protein yields MSCAIRSTSSRDLWIRLQEQFSTVSKTSIFQMKSNLQTIKKGSDSITQYLQKIKEARYYLSAVGVYFLDKDIVILALNGLPAEYNTFRTVIRWRESVISLKEFRTQLLAE; encoded by the coding sequence ATGTCTTGTGCCATTAGGAGTACTAGTTCGAGGGATCTTTGGATAAGATTACAAGAACAGTTTTCAACTGTCTCGAAGACTAGCATCTTTCAGATGAAATCAAATCTGCAAACAATTAAAAAGGGCTCTGATTCTATTACTCAGTACTTACAGAAGATAAAGGAAGCTAGATACTATCTCTCTGCTGTTGGGGTTTACTTTCTTGATAAAGATATTGTTATTCTTGCATTAAATGGTTTGCCAGCAGAATATAACACCTTTAGAACTGTGATCCGGTGGCGTGAAAGTGTCATCTCTCTGAAAGAATTTCGAACACAGTTACTTGCTGAATAA
- the LOC103413384 gene encoding aluminum-activated malate transporter 12-like, whose amino-acid sequence MGSTVITIPADVELALPKNIQNKDERQKFSIFGIISNLTLRVLDQKTKQDMRKLLHSIKVGVALVLVSLLYLLDPLYEQVGENAMWAIMTVVVIFEFYAGATLCKGLNRGMGTILGGVLGCSAATFAQEVGGMGKGNAVMIGSWVFVMGATATYFRLVPSIKKRYDYGVLIFILTFNLVIVSGLRADKVLEIARDRLSTIAMGFAVCIFVSLLVFPTWTSDELHDSTAHKFQLLADSIEGCLENYFRLDKENMKDDSISSSCKSVLNSKSKDETLANFAKWEPWHGKFGLNYPWTKYLQVGELLRDLATIVISLKGCLQSPRQPWSGLMQSIEEPSEAVGLTLAWSLRELGESLVKMRRCNKEAVIVPKLNSMRLELSSIVSPSKFGPIENADGLAIASFVFLLTEMIEKLEELAKVIEELGELAGFHTK is encoded by the exons ATGGGTTCGACCGTGATAACTATTCCGGCAGATGTGGAGCTTGCTCTTCCcaaaaatattcaaaacaaagatgagaggcagaaattttctatttttggaATTATTTCCAATCTTACACTTAGAGTACTTGATCAGAAAACCAAGCAAGATATGAGAAAGCTGCTTCACAGCATCAAGGTTGGAGTTGCCCTAGTTTTGGTTTCACTTCTCTATCTTCTCGACCCTCTCTATGAACAAGTTGGAGAGAATGCCATGTGGGCTATCATGACCGTCGTCGTCATTTTCGAGTTCTATGCAG gtGCTACACTTTGTAAGGGCTTAAACCGTGGAATGGGTACAATTTTAGGAGGTGTATTGGGGTGTTCAGCtgcaacttttgctcaagaagTTGGTGGAATGGGCAAGGGCAACGCGGTAATGATCGGTTCTTGGGTGTTTGTCATGG GTGCAACTGCAACATATTTTAGATTAGTGCCTAGCATCAAGAAAAGATATGACTATGGAGTCCTGATCTTTATCCTAACCTTCAACCTAGTAATTGTATCGGGTTTACGTGCCGATAAAGTGTTGGAAATAGCTCGTGATCGTCTTTCAACAATTGCAATGGGATTTGCAGTATGCATATTCGTAAGCTTGCTAGTCTTCCCAACATGGACTAGTGATGAACTTCATGACTCTACAGCTCATAAATTTCAACTCCTTGCTGACTCAATTGAAG GATGCTTGGAAAATTACTTCAGATTGGACAAGGAAAATATGAAGGATGATTCCATTTCTAGTAGTTGCAAGTCGGTGTTGAACTCCAAGTCAAAGGATGAGACACTG GCAAATTTTGCGAAATGGGAACCATGGCATGGAAAGTTTGGTCTCAACTACCCATGGACAAAATACCTACAAGTTGGAGAGCTTCTTCGAGACCTAGCCACCATTGTCATTTCCCTCAAAGGTTGTCTTCAATCTCCTAGACag CCGTGGTCGGGTCTGATGCAGTCGATCGAAGAGCCTAGTGAAGCTGTAGGATTGACACTTGCATGGAGCCTAAGAGAGCTTGGAGAGAGCCTTGTGAAGATGAGAAGATGCAACAAGGAGGCTGTGATAGTTCCCAAATTGAACTCAATGAGACTAGAGCTGAGCTCGATTGTTTCTCCTTCCAAGTTTGGACCGATAGAGAATGCTGATGGACTTGCAATTGCAAGCTTTGTCTTCTTGTTGACAGAGATGATCGAAAAGTTGGAAGAATTGGCAAAGGTGATTGAAGAACTTGGAGAGCTTGCTGGTTTTCATACTAAATAG